One region of Flavobacterium sp. GSB-24 genomic DNA includes:
- a CDS encoding DUF4230 domain-containing protein, giving the protein MQNLIKRIIGIGIIVLLIVLAFKYCQFKKEDDSDIQYNTNLIQQQILNVGKLVVTEGHFSEVVTYKNQQKYLMDLVSFEKKALIVVNANVTVAYDLHQMKYDIDEKNKTITILNIPKEEITINPDIQFYDVEQSKLNPFTGDDYNKINKSVKANLAKKIEKSTLKTNAQNRLISELSKILIMTNSMGWKLQYNGKVIESETELNQDLKL; this is encoded by the coding sequence ATGCAAAACTTAATCAAAAGAATTATAGGTATTGGTATCATCGTTTTATTAATTGTTCTGGCTTTTAAATATTGCCAGTTTAAAAAAGAAGATGATTCTGATATTCAGTACAACACTAATTTAATTCAGCAGCAAATTCTTAATGTTGGAAAATTGGTCGTAACCGAAGGTCATTTCTCTGAGGTGGTTACTTATAAAAATCAGCAGAAATATTTAATGGATTTGGTTTCTTTTGAAAAGAAAGCACTAATTGTAGTAAATGCTAATGTCACTGTTGCTTACGATTTACATCAAATGAAATACGACATCGATGAAAAAAACAAAACGATAACCATATTAAATATCCCAAAAGAAGAAATTACAATAAATCCAGATATTCAGTTTTATGATGTTGAACAAAGTAAACTGAATCCGTTTACGGGAGATGACTACAATAAAATCAATAAATCAGTAAAAGCCAATCTGGCTAAAAAAATTGAGAAATCTACTCTAAAAACAAATGCCCAAAATAGATTAATAAGTGAATTGTCAAAAATCTTAATTATGACAAATTCAATGGGCTGGAAATTACAATACAACGGGAAAGTTATTGAATCTGAGACCGAGCTGAATCAAGATTTGAAGCTGTGA
- a CDS encoding aromatic amino acid hydroxylase — MNPNIETNPLLERLPKHLQQFIKPQDYSDYTPINQAVWRYVMRKNVDYLSKVAHHSYLEGLRKTGIEIDSIPSMYGMNRILSEIGWAAVAVDGFIPPNAFMEFQAYNVLVIASDIRQLEHIEYTPAPDIIHEGAGHAPIIANPEYAEYLRRFGEIGCKAISSHKDYQMYEAIRLLSILKEAEDTPQEKIDEAEKAVADLQNNMGELSEMAQIRNLHWWTVEYGLIGTVEDPKIYGAGLLSSIGESAWCMTDNVKKIPYDISAANQNFDITQLQPQLYVTPTFSYLSLILEEFANKMALRTGGLSGIQKLIQSNALGTIELSTGLQISGVFTNVIEDEGKPVYIQTTGKTALAYREKELVGHGTLTHPHGFGSPIGKLKGFNLAIEDMSPKDLQAYSIVENETVKLEFEGNIIVEGEIITGSRNLHGEIILISFRNCTVTHGEMILFQPDWGNYDMAIGKKVISAFSGPADVNSFDLINIVPTSKTIKAKHTDERNELEILYATVRNIRNNKDSKTELKSVFEKLKNNHSNDWLLSIEIAELLKDSDEKQLLQEVLVYLDQLKVKRPEIAHLISGGLDLIFDSSLPNLPQRH, encoded by the coding sequence ATGAACCCAAATATTGAAACCAATCCGTTATTAGAGCGATTGCCTAAACATTTACAGCAATTTATTAAGCCTCAAGATTATAGTGATTATACTCCTATTAATCAAGCGGTTTGGAGATATGTTATGCGTAAAAACGTAGATTATCTTTCTAAAGTTGCCCATCATTCGTATTTAGAAGGTTTACGCAAAACTGGAATTGAGATCGATTCCATTCCGAGTATGTACGGAATGAATCGTATTTTGAGCGAAATTGGCTGGGCGGCAGTTGCCGTTGATGGATTTATTCCGCCAAATGCCTTTATGGAATTTCAGGCTTATAATGTTTTGGTTATTGCTTCGGATATCAGGCAGTTAGAACATATTGAATATACTCCCGCACCAGACATCATTCACGAAGGTGCCGGTCACGCTCCTATTATTGCCAATCCAGAATATGCAGAATATTTACGACGTTTTGGCGAAATTGGGTGCAAAGCCATTTCTTCTCATAAAGATTATCAAATGTACGAAGCGATTCGTCTGCTTTCTATTTTAAAGGAAGCCGAAGACACGCCGCAAGAAAAAATAGACGAAGCCGAAAAAGCTGTTGCCGATTTACAAAACAATATGGGCGAATTGTCTGAAATGGCGCAAATTAGAAACCTGCATTGGTGGACAGTTGAATATGGCTTAATAGGGACGGTTGAAGATCCTAAAATATATGGTGCCGGATTACTTTCTTCTATTGGTGAAAGTGCTTGGTGTATGACAGATAACGTGAAGAAGATTCCGTATGATATTTCAGCGGCGAATCAGAATTTTGATATTACGCAGTTGCAGCCACAACTTTATGTAACGCCGACATTTTCTTATTTGAGTCTGATTTTAGAAGAATTTGCGAATAAAATGGCTTTGCGAACTGGAGGTCTTTCGGGAATTCAGAAATTGATTCAGTCTAATGCTTTAGGAACAATTGAATTGAGTACAGGTTTACAAATTTCAGGAGTTTTTACCAATGTAATTGAAGATGAAGGAAAACCTGTTTACATTCAAACAACTGGAAAAACAGCATTGGCTTACCGCGAAAAAGAATTAGTCGGCCACGGAACTTTGACACATCCGCATGGATTTGGAAGCCCGATTGGAAAACTGAAAGGTTTTAATCTGGCTATTGAAGACATGAGTCCGAAAGATTTGCAGGCTTACAGCATTGTAGAAAACGAGACTGTAAAACTGGAATTTGAAGGTAATATCATTGTTGAAGGTGAAATCATTACGGGTTCTAGAAATTTGCATGGAGAAATTATCCTGATCAGTTTTAGAAATTGTACAGTTACGCATGGAGAAATGATTTTGTTTCAGCCTGATTGGGGAAATTACGATATGGCGATTGGTAAAAAAGTTATATCTGCATTTTCTGGCCCTGCTGATGTAAATAGTTTTGATTTGATCAATATTGTTCCGACAAGTAAAACTATAAAAGCAAAACATACTGATGAACGTAATGAATTAGAAATTCTATACGCAACAGTTCGTAACATTCGAAATAATAAAGACTCTAAAACCGAATTAAAGTCTGTTTTTGAAAAATTAAAAAATAATCATTCTAACGATTGGTTGTTATCAATTGAAATAGCAGAGCTTCTAAAAGATTCAGACGAAAAGCAGCTTTTACAAGAAGTATTGGTTTACTTGGATCAATTGAAGGTAAAACGTCCTGAAATTGCACATTTAATTTCCGGCGGATTGGATTTGATTTTTGATAGCTCTTTGCCTAATTTGCCACAAAGGCACTAA
- a CDS encoding group III truncated hemoglobin: MSTLKDISTREDIQQMVNSFYANVTKDDLIGPIFNDKLQDRWEPHLQKMYNFWKTILFDVRAYSGTPFPPHKQLPVDKTHFDRWIQIFNSTIDSQFAGIITEEAKMRAANMAFMFSHKIEYFRNAENELRNSRKKS; the protein is encoded by the coding sequence ATGTCAACATTAAAAGATATTTCGACTAGAGAAGACATCCAGCAAATGGTAAACAGTTTTTATGCTAATGTGACAAAAGACGATCTTATCGGTCCAATTTTTAATGATAAGCTGCAAGATCGCTGGGAACCGCATTTGCAAAAAATGTATAATTTCTGGAAGACTATTTTATTTGATGTCCGCGCTTATTCTGGAACTCCATTTCCACCACACAAACAACTGCCTGTTGATAAAACTCATTTTGACCGCTGGATTCAGATTTTCAATTCTACTATTGACTCACAATTTGCGGGTATAATTACTGAAGAAGCTAAAATGCGTGCCGCAAATATGGCATTTATGTTCAGTCATAAAATTGAATATTTTAGAAATGCCGAAAACGAGTTACGAAATTCCCGTAAAAAATCTTAA
- the ilvA gene encoding threonine ammonia-lyase IlvA, producing MSLFNEVLNAKKQLADVVAATPLTQNLNLSDEFKATVLLKREDLQIVRSYKIRGAYNKISSLNEKEKANGIVCASAGNHAQGVAYSCNLLQINGKIYMPKTTPKQKVKQVQLFGKSFVEIVLTGDTFDDAYASATADAIKNHKTFIHPFDDEKVIAGQGTVGLEILESFKEPIDYVFVPIGGGGLASGLSEVFRHLSPNTKIIGVEPKGAPSMKTSIEENKNTPLKTIDKFVDGAAVKQVGDKTFEICRYNLEDIILVPEGKVCTTILRLYNEEAMVVEPAGALTIAALDFYKDKIKDKNVVCIVSGSNNDIERTAEIKERSLLYEGLMHYFMIQFPQRPGALKEFVNNILGPDDDITYFQFAKKNSREVGSVVVGLELKNKNDIMPIKLKMTENGFEFQYLNDNQDLFTQLIG from the coding sequence ATGAGTTTATTTAACGAAGTACTTAATGCAAAAAAGCAGCTCGCAGATGTAGTTGCCGCAACTCCTTTGACACAAAATTTGAACCTTTCAGACGAATTTAAAGCTACCGTTTTATTAAAAAGAGAAGATTTACAAATCGTTCGGTCGTATAAAATTAGAGGTGCTTACAATAAGATTTCTTCGTTAAACGAAAAAGAAAAAGCAAACGGAATTGTTTGCGCCAGTGCAGGAAATCATGCGCAGGGCGTTGCTTATTCTTGTAATCTTCTCCAAATAAACGGCAAAATTTATATGCCAAAAACCACTCCAAAACAAAAAGTAAAGCAAGTACAATTGTTCGGAAAATCTTTTGTTGAAATTGTTCTTACAGGGGATACTTTTGATGATGCCTACGCATCTGCAACTGCTGATGCGATCAAAAACCACAAAACATTTATCCATCCTTTTGACGATGAAAAAGTAATTGCCGGACAAGGAACTGTTGGTTTAGAAATCTTAGAAAGTTTTAAAGAACCTATTGATTACGTATTTGTGCCAATTGGCGGCGGCGGACTGGCTTCTGGTTTATCTGAAGTTTTTAGACATCTAAGTCCGAATACAAAAATAATCGGCGTTGAACCAAAAGGAGCGCCTTCGATGAAAACATCGATTGAAGAAAATAAAAATACGCCGCTAAAAACGATCGATAAATTTGTAGACGGAGCTGCTGTTAAACAAGTTGGCGATAAAACTTTTGAAATCTGCCGTTACAACCTAGAAGATATTATTCTGGTTCCCGAAGGAAAAGTTTGCACAACAATTTTACGATTGTATAATGAAGAAGCTATGGTTGTTGAACCTGCGGGTGCGCTAACAATTGCTGCTTTAGACTTTTATAAAGATAAAATTAAAGACAAAAATGTGGTTTGCATTGTAAGCGGCAGTAATAATGATATCGAAAGAACTGCCGAAATAAAAGAACGTTCTTTACTTTACGAAGGTTTAATGCATTATTTTATGATTCAGTTTCCACAGCGTCCAGGAGCTTTAAAAGAATTTGTAAATAATATTTTAGGTCCAGACGACGATATTACTTATTTCCAATTTGCCAAGAAAAACAGCCGCGAAGTGGGCTCTGTTGTTGTTGGTTTAGAATTGAAAAACAAAAATGATATTATGCCAATCAAATTGAAAATGACTGAAAATGGTTTTGAATTTCAATATTTAAATGACAACCAAGATTTGTTTACGCAACTTATTGGATAA
- a CDS encoding DUF4136 domain-containing protein has protein sequence MKTLKLIPFFLLLILSSCSSVTVYSDYDKTVDFTPYKTYAYFKPGIDKVEISDLDKRRILRAIDDQMQAKGFTKSDNPDLLVNIFTKSREQVDVNQFSAGWGYGWGWGWNPWMMYGGNQTTVSTSTEGTLYIDLIDAKKKEMIWQGEGVGTLTRDIDKKDERIAEFVGKILAQYPPVKK, from the coding sequence ATGAAAACACTTAAGTTAATTCCATTTTTCCTGCTGTTGATACTTTCTTCCTGCAGCAGTGTTACTGTTTATTCTGATTACGACAAAACTGTCGATTTTACGCCTTATAAAACATACGCTTACTTTAAGCCCGGAATTGACAAGGTCGAAATATCAGATTTAGATAAAAGAAGAATTCTTCGCGCTATCGATGATCAAATGCAGGCTAAAGGTTTTACAAAAAGCGATAATCCTGATTTACTTGTAAATATATTTACAAAATCAAGAGAACAAGTAGATGTAAATCAATTTAGTGCTGGCTGGGGTTACGGCTGGGGCTGGGGCTGGAATCCTTGGATGATGTATGGCGGTAACCAAACTACTGTTTCTACTTCTACCGAAGGAACTTTGTACATTGATTTAATTGATGCTAAAAAGAAAGAAATGATCTGGCAAGGTGAAGGTGTTGGAACTCTAACTCGAGACATCGATAAAAAAGATGAAAGAATTGCTGAGTTTGTTGGTAAAATTTTAGCACAATATCCTCCAGTTAAGAAATAG
- a CDS encoding urocanate hydratase: protein MTFKEEIQQGIPNILPPKKEYDSTINHAPKRKEILSAEEKKLALKNALRYFDPKHHAELIPEFSEELEKYGRIYMYRLRPDYRMYARPIDEYPGKSLQAKAIMHMIQNNLDYAVAQHPHELITYGGNGAVFQNWAQYLLTMQYLSEMTDEQTLTMYSGHPMGLFPSHKEAPRVVVTNGMVIPNYSKPDDWEKMNALGVSQYGQMTAGSYMYIGPQGIVHGTTITVLNGFRKIKLNPEGNLFVTSGLGGMSGAQPKAGNIAGCITVCAEVNPKITKIRHEQGWINEVVTSTDELVARVNSAKANKEVVSIAYLGNVVDIWERFDQENIKIDLGSDQTSLHNPWAGGYYPAGISFEEANKMMAENPELFKEKVQESLRRQAKAINKHTAKGTYFFDYGNAFLLEASRAGADVMAENNIDFKYPSYVQDIMGPMCFDYGFGPFRWVCTSGKPEDLQKTDLIASQVLEEMSKTAPDEIQQQMQDNIKWIKGAQENKLVVGSQARILYADAEGRVKIAEAFNQAIAKGEIGAVVLGRDHHDVSGTDSPYRETSNIYDGSRFTADMAIQNVIGDSFRGATWVSIHNGGGVGWGEVINGGFGMVLDGSKEASKRLASMLFWDVNNGISRRSWARNEGAVFAIKRAMEIEPLLKVTLPNMVDESLL, encoded by the coding sequence ATGACTTTCAAAGAAGAAATACAACAAGGAATTCCAAATATATTACCTCCAAAAAAAGAATACGATTCAACGATTAATCACGCGCCAAAACGAAAAGAAATTCTTTCAGCAGAAGAAAAAAAACTGGCTTTAAAAAATGCATTGCGTTATTTTGATCCTAAACATCACGCCGAATTAATCCCTGAATTTTCAGAAGAATTAGAAAAATACGGACGTATTTATATGTATCGCCTGCGTCCAGATTACAGAATGTACGCAAGACCAATTGACGAATATCCTGGAAAATCATTGCAGGCAAAAGCTATTATGCACATGATTCAAAACAACTTGGATTATGCTGTCGCACAACATCCTCATGAATTGATTACGTATGGAGGAAACGGTGCCGTTTTTCAAAACTGGGCACAATATTTATTGACGATGCAGTATTTGTCTGAAATGACAGATGAGCAGACTTTAACCATGTACTCAGGACATCCGATGGGTTTATTCCCTTCTCATAAAGAAGCACCAAGAGTTGTGGTTACCAACGGAATGGTAATCCCGAATTACTCCAAACCCGACGATTGGGAAAAAATGAATGCTTTGGGCGTTTCGCAATACGGACAAATGACTGCAGGAAGTTATATGTACATTGGCCCGCAGGGAATTGTGCACGGAACGACAATTACGGTTTTGAATGGTTTTAGAAAAATAAAATTAAATCCGGAAGGAAATCTTTTTGTGACATCTGGACTTGGCGGCATGTCTGGCGCACAGCCAAAAGCTGGAAATATTGCCGGATGTATTACGGTCTGCGCCGAAGTAAATCCAAAAATTACTAAAATTCGTCACGAACAAGGATGGATCAATGAAGTTGTAACTTCTACAGATGAATTGGTTGCGAGAGTCAATTCGGCGAAAGCCAATAAAGAAGTAGTTTCGATTGCTTATCTAGGAAATGTGGTTGATATATGGGAACGCTTTGATCAGGAAAATATCAAAATCGATTTAGGTTCAGATCAGACTTCATTGCATAATCCTTGGGCTGGAGGTTATTATCCGGCTGGGATTTCTTTTGAAGAAGCCAATAAAATGATGGCCGAGAATCCCGAATTATTCAAAGAAAAAGTACAGGAATCTTTACGTCGTCAAGCGAAGGCAATTAACAAACATACCGCAAAAGGAACTTACTTTTTCGATTACGGAAATGCCTTTTTACTGGAAGCTTCCCGCGCTGGTGCAGATGTTATGGCAGAAAATAATATCGATTTTAAATATCCAAGTTACGTTCAGGATATTATGGGACCAATGTGCTTTGATTACGGATTTGGCCCTTTCCGTTGGGTTTGTACTTCTGGAAAACCTGAAGATTTACAAAAAACAGATTTAATTGCCAGTCAGGTTTTGGAAGAAATGTCTAAAACTGCTCCAGATGAAATTCAGCAGCAAATGCAGGACAACATCAAATGGATTAAAGGTGCGCAGGAAAACAAACTGGTTGTAGGTTCTCAAGCCCGAATTTTATACGCTGATGCGGAAGGAAGAGTTAAAATTGCTGAAGCTTTTAACCAAGCGATTGCTAAAGGCGAAATTGGAGCTGTGGTTTTAGGACGCGATCATCATGACGTTTCTGGAACTGACTCGCCTTATAGAGAGACATCTAATATTTATGACGGATCTCGTTTTACAGCCGATATGGCCATTCAAAACGTAATTGGCGACAGTTTTAGAGGAGCAACTTGGGTATCAATTCATAACGGCGGAGGAGTTGGCTGGGGAGAGGTTATAAACGGCGGATTTGGTATGGTTCTTGATGGTTCTAAAGAGGCTTCAAAGCGTTTAGCATCAATGCTTTTCTGGGATGTTAACAACGGAATTTCAAGAAGAAGCTGGGCTCGAAATGAAGGTGCTGTTTTTGCCATAAAAAGAGCAATGGAAATTGAGCCTTTATTAAAAGTAACTTTACCTAATATGGTAGATGAAAGTCTGCTTTAG
- a CDS encoding D-glycerate dehydrogenase codes for MNVFITKNIPEAGIALLKEKGINLTINPTEHVLSREEFIKICQENDALLNVGSSNLDEDFFEQCPNLKGIALFSVGFDSVNIESANKRKIPVGNTPDVLSRATSDTAFLLMQSAARKSFYHHKRIISGEWGTFDAMANLGQELYGKTLGIFGLGRIGFEMAQKCKAAFGMNIIYHNRSHNENAEKELDAEFVDFETLLSQSDVLSVHANYTSENNELFNKDAFAKMKPNSIFINTARGKFHNEDDLYHALTNNIIWGAGLDVTNPEPMRQDNPLLQLPNCCVLPHIGSATYEARNGMAVCAAQNIIALFENKKMPFCVNEEVYI; via the coding sequence ATGAATGTTTTTATAACTAAAAATATACCTGAAGCCGGGATTGCATTATTAAAGGAAAAAGGCATCAACCTAACTATAAATCCAACAGAGCATGTATTATCAAGGGAGGAATTTATAAAAATATGTCAGGAAAATGATGCTCTTCTAAATGTAGGCTCTAGTAATTTAGATGAAGATTTTTTTGAGCAGTGCCCAAATTTAAAAGGTATTGCTTTGTTTTCTGTCGGATTTGATTCTGTTAATATAGAATCGGCAAATAAGAGAAAAATTCCTGTTGGAAATACGCCTGATGTCCTGAGCAGAGCAACATCTGATACTGCTTTTTTATTGATGCAGAGTGCAGCCAGAAAGTCATTTTACCACCACAAAAGAATTATAAGCGGGGAATGGGGAACTTTTGATGCAATGGCCAATTTAGGACAGGAACTTTATGGAAAAACGTTGGGAATATTTGGTTTAGGAAGAATTGGTTTTGAAATGGCGCAAAAGTGTAAAGCAGCTTTCGGAATGAACATTATTTACCACAATCGTTCTCATAATGAAAATGCCGAAAAAGAACTTGATGCGGAATTTGTAGATTTTGAAACTCTACTTTCACAAAGTGATGTTTTGAGTGTTCATGCTAATTATACTTCAGAAAACAACGAACTTTTTAATAAAGATGCTTTTGCTAAAATGAAACCTAATTCGATTTTCATTAATACAGCAAGAGGAAAATTTCATAATGAAGACGACTTGTACCATGCCTTAACCAATAATATAATTTGGGGAGCCGGACTTGACGTTACGAATCCAGAACCTATGAGACAAGACAATCCGTTATTACAGCTGCCAAATTGCTGTGTTTTACCGCATATTGGTTCTGCAACCTACGAAGCTAGAAACGGAATGGCTGTTTGTGCCGCACAAAATATAATAGCCCTTTTTGAAAATAAAAAAATGCCGTTTTGTGTTAATGAGGAAGTTTATATTTAA
- a CDS encoding DUF5522 domain-containing protein translates to MKEQSNENKLIEGEDFYYTPEGYKCFTEKHHLKRGYCCKSGCRHCPYGYDKKTGTIRK, encoded by the coding sequence ATGAAAGAGCAAAGTAATGAAAATAAATTAATCGAAGGCGAAGATTTTTACTATACACCCGAAGGTTATAAATGCTTTACTGAAAAACACCATTTAAAAAGAGGTTATTGCTGCAAAAGCGGCTGTCGTCATTGTCCGTATGGTTACGATAAAAAGACAGGCACGATTAGGAAATAA
- a CDS encoding pyridoxal-phosphate dependent enzyme, with the protein MNPVINQPISINFPNDISLTIKREDLIHPFVSGNKFRKLKYNLLQAKAENKKTLLTFGGAFSNHVAAVAYAGKEQGFKTIGIIRGDELLDKIEENPTLKFAQENGMEFEFVSREDYRLKNESSFIEKLKDKFGDFYLVPEGGTNELAVKGCEEILTDEDAAFNYVCCAVGTGGTISGLINSALPNQKILGFPALKGDFLTDEIRIFAKKDNWNLISDYHFGGYGKINLELIEFINAFFEENKVPLDPIYTGKMVFGVIDLISKNYFPAHSKILLIHTGGLQGIDGMNIKLKQKKLPILKTND; encoded by the coding sequence ATGAATCCAGTTATCAACCAGCCTATTTCAATCAATTTTCCAAATGACATTTCTTTGACGATAAAGCGCGAAGATTTGATTCATCCTTTTGTTTCGGGGAATAAATTTCGAAAATTAAAATATAATTTACTTCAGGCGAAAGCCGAAAATAAAAAAACGCTATTGACTTTTGGCGGCGCATTTTCCAATCATGTTGCAGCAGTGGCGTATGCGGGAAAGGAGCAGGGTTTTAAAACGATAGGGATTATTCGAGGCGATGAACTTTTGGATAAAATTGAGGAAAATCCAACTTTAAAATTTGCTCAGGAAAACGGAATGGAATTTGAGTTTGTTTCTCGTGAAGATTACCGTTTAAAAAACGAAAGTTCTTTTATTGAAAAGCTAAAAGATAAATTTGGAGACTTTTATTTAGTTCCCGAAGGCGGTACAAATGAACTTGCTGTAAAAGGCTGTGAAGAGATTTTAACCGATGAAGATGCGGCTTTTAACTACGTTTGCTGTGCGGTTGGAACTGGCGGCACGATTTCTGGATTAATAAATAGTGCATTGCCAAATCAGAAAATTTTAGGGTTTCCAGCGTTAAAAGGTGACTTTTTAACCGATGAAATTCGTATTTTTGCAAAAAAAGATAACTGGAATTTAATTTCTGACTATCATTTTGGAGGTTATGGCAAGATAAATTTAGAATTAATCGAATTTATAAATGCTTTTTTTGAAGAAAATAAAGTGCCTTTAGATCCAATTTATACAGGAAAGATGGTTTTTGGCGTTATAGATTTAATCAGCAAAAATTATTTTCCTGCACATTCAAAAATTTTACTCATTCACACTGGTGGATTACAGGGAATTGATGGAATGAATATAAAATTGAAGCAGAAAAAATTACCAATACTCAAAACCAATGATTAA
- a CDS encoding glucosaminidase domain-containing protein, with the protein MIKKIVLLLVILALASCSSSKSAIATTKKAAAVQTRTASAKRTTPVKPIGKNYPSTNNTTEVIQSTSKTVVTSDLINNYVLQYKEIAMGNMKTYGIPASIILAQGILESGAGRGDLALEANNHFGIKCHNDWLGESVRHDDDSAQECFRKYPQASESYRDHALFLVGKKRYATLFTYEKDDYKSWAKGLRAAGYATDPKYPDKLISYIERYNLHQYDCQVTGRNYVPINTSAPAKKTSYDVASDPKINMNTYDPNSYEVQKGDTLYSISKKFNLLVDDLKRKNNLTDNAISIGQRLKVK; encoded by the coding sequence ATGATTAAAAAAATTGTATTACTTCTCGTAATATTAGCTTTAGCAAGCTGCTCTTCTAGTAAGTCTGCCATCGCGACGACTAAAAAGGCTGCAGCAGTTCAAACGAGGACAGCATCGGCAAAAAGAACTACTCCCGTTAAACCAATTGGTAAAAATTATCCTTCTACAAATAATACGACTGAGGTTATTCAATCTACTTCAAAAACAGTTGTAACCAGCGATTTGATTAATAATTACGTTTTGCAGTACAAAGAGATTGCGATGGGAAACATGAAAACTTATGGAATTCCAGCCAGTATTATTTTAGCACAGGGAATTTTGGAATCGGGTGCGGGAAGAGGAGATCTAGCGCTTGAAGCGAATAATCATTTCGGGATTAAATGTCATAATGATTGGTTAGGAGAAAGTGTTCGCCACGACGATGATTCGGCTCAGGAATGTTTTAGAAAATATCCTCAAGCTTCAGAATCTTACAGGGATCACGCTTTATTTTTGGTTGGAAAAAAACGATATGCTACCTTATTTACATACGAAAAAGACGATTACAAATCTTGGGCAAAAGGTTTGAGAGCGGCAGGTTATGCAACCGATCCGAAATATCCAGATAAGTTAATTAGTTATATTGAACGTTACAATCTGCATCAATACGATTGTCAAGTTACAGGTAGAAACTACGTGCCAATCAATACTTCTGCTCCAGCAAAAAAAACATCTTATGATGTCGCATCTGATCCAAAGATCAATATGAATACGTATGATCCAAATTCATATGAAGTTCAAAAAGGTGATACTTTGTATTCCATTTCAAAGAAATTCAATTTATTAGTTGATGATTTGAAGAGAAAAAATAACCTGACTGATAATGCGATTTCAATTGGGCAGAGATTGAAGGTGAAGTAA